One genomic window of Clostridium taeniosporum includes the following:
- a CDS encoding triple tyrosine motif-containing protein, with the protein MQELQLKDIELVFDKEKPQTRGSEIKIKSKVNKYNDDIEYKFIIGLNGIWTTIQDYSEKDNCCWKPVYEGEYTVMVQARDKKGKKSFDYLAKEDYLISNKDLISLIEDVKIDKPDLSVGEKCSIEVKSVKEDLLYRFYIKGKQGWELIVDYTTDNTLLYTANNAGKKEFLIECKRANSDDNFDDYTTVKINVEDIKDVEITNFVCHNTELIVGQELKFTLETKNESNRTILYKFYKISKDGKATCMQDYSTKNYVVYKEYNKGSYRLLACVKDIFSNKEYDDRAVLLYNIKPYKDIVIKGFAAELSSPQIIDTDIKFNTEAEGGINLLYRYKVNGSYEEDTGFIRNSEYVWKPRESGRYVISVYVKDASSGAEYEAFEEIDFEIEKRGNKPVKIVDVVVDKEKNVLINQPVNIMVNAEGGTRLGYSFIVYKNKVKIEQTKSSKKNWVNFTPEEKGDYEIEVIVKDRYSDKEFDAHTFVYIKANEYIPGEIDYIMLPSKNNYVVGDTIEFESVIQNTKSVLVKYVTKINGHLVEETEFVGNKKLRFVPKTAGKYTIEVYAKNVKCTDEYDSKKEVSVYINEASPVINTKIIINKKKPKINHELTFEVKSKGGKDVCYEFYLMEHGNWNKVQSYSKKNYYSFIPFIKGKYKILVLSKSYYKNVNYEDYSEISFKVLD; encoded by the coding sequence ATGCAGGAGCTTCAGTTAAAAGATATAGAACTCGTATTTGACAAAGAAAAACCGCAAACCAGAGGATCTGAAATAAAAATAAAGAGTAAGGTTAACAAATATAATGATGATATAGAATATAAATTTATTATTGGTTTAAATGGTATATGGACAACTATACAAGATTATTCAGAAAAAGATAATTGCTGTTGGAAACCAGTTTATGAAGGGGAATATACGGTTATGGTTCAAGCAAGGGATAAGAAAGGTAAAAAATCATTTGATTATTTAGCAAAAGAGGATTATTTAATTAGTAATAAAGATTTAATAAGTCTTATAGAAGATGTAAAAATAGATAAGCCTGATTTAAGCGTTGGAGAAAAATGTTCTATAGAAGTAAAATCAGTTAAAGAAGATCTACTTTATAGATTTTATATAAAGGGTAAACAAGGATGGGAACTTATTGTAGATTATACAACGGACAATACATTATTATATACTGCTAATAATGCAGGAAAAAAAGAATTCTTAATAGAATGTAAAAGAGCAAATTCAGATGACAATTTTGATGATTATACAACTGTTAAAATTAATGTAGAAGATATCAAAGATGTAGAAATAACCAATTTTGTATGTCACAATACTGAATTAATAGTTGGACAGGAACTTAAATTTACATTAGAAACTAAAAATGAGAGCAATAGAACGATTCTATATAAGTTTTATAAGATATCTAAAGATGGAAAAGCTACCTGTATGCAAGATTATTCTACTAAAAATTATGTTGTATATAAGGAATATAATAAAGGAAGCTATAGACTTTTAGCTTGTGTAAAGGATATATTCTCTAACAAGGAATATGATGACAGAGCAGTTCTTTTATATAATATAAAGCCTTATAAGGATATAGTTATTAAAGGATTTGCAGCGGAGTTAAGCTCACCTCAAATTATAGATACAGATATAAAGTTTAATACAGAAGCAGAAGGTGGTATTAACCTTTTATATAGATATAAAGTAAATGGTTCATATGAGGAAGATACTGGTTTTATAAGGAACTCAGAATATGTATGGAAACCTAGAGAGTCAGGAAGATATGTTATTTCGGTTTATGTAAAGGACGCTTCATCTGGAGCTGAATATGAGGCTTTTGAAGAAATTGATTTTGAAATAGAAAAAAGAGGAAATAAACCAGTAAAAATAGTAGATGTTGTTGTAGATAAAGAAAAAAATGTTTTAATTAATCAACCAGTAAATATAATGGTTAATGCAGAGGGCGGAACTAGATTAGGCTACTCTTTCATAGTTTATAAAAATAAAGTAAAAATAGAACAAACAAAAAGTAGTAAGAAAAATTGGGTTAACTTTACTCCAGAAGAAAAGGGAGACTATGAAATAGAAGTTATTGTTAAAGATAGATACTCTGACAAGGAGTTTGATGCTCATACCTTTGTATATATAAAAGCAAATGAATATATCCCAGGTGAAATAGACTATATAATGTTACCATCTAAAAATAATTATGTAGTTGGGGATACAATAGAGTTTGAATCAGTAATACAAAATACTAAAAGTGTTTTGGTTAAGTATGTAACTAAAATTAATGGACATTTAGTTGAAGAAACTGAATTTGTAGGAAATAAAAAATTAAGATTTGTACCAAAAACTGCTGGAAAATATACAATAGAAGTATATGCTAAAAATGTAAAGTGTACAGATGAATATGATTCTAAAAAAGAAGTTAGTGTATATATAAATGAAGCATCACCTGTTATAAATACAAAAATAATTATAAATAAAAAGAAACCTAAAATTAATCATGAATTAACTTTTGAGGTTAAGAGTAAAGGTGGAAAAGATGTTTGTTATGAATTTTATTTAATGGAACATGGAAATTGGAATAAAGTTCAATCTTATAGTAAAAAAAATTACTATAGTTTTATACCTTTTATTAAAGGAAAATATAAAATCTTAGTATTATCTAAGAGTTACTATAAAAATGTTAATTATGAAGATTATTCAGAAATATCTTTTAAAGTATTAGATTAA
- a CDS encoding lytic transglycosylase domain-containing protein: protein MGINNLNSFSNELMALTAINNSGNSSKSKESSTGGLEFALVMQALADQSNQTSNELNKDKSNLEAMKSLENTQTTPGQRLDYMKMVLNENLISNLNSSSNVSNVNIDTDNESKQRIYTAVEEASKKYGIDSNLILSIIKQESNFNPKAVSGAGAMGLMQLMPENCEEDGVNDPFNIEQNINGGTKQLKGYIDRYNGNIEMALMAYNAGPGTMQRRGVTSVEHLYKMPKETQNYIPKVMGYYRSGF from the coding sequence ATGGGTATAAATAATTTAAATTCATTTTCAAATGAATTAATGGCATTAACGGCTATTAATAATAGTGGAAATAGTAGTAAGAGTAAAGAAAGTAGTACAGGTGGATTAGAATTTGCATTAGTTATGCAAGCTTTAGCAGATCAATCTAATCAAACATCGAATGAATTAAATAAAGATAAAAGTAATTTAGAAGCTATGAAATCATTAGAAAATACGCAAACAACTCCAGGCCAAAGATTAGATTATATGAAAATGGTTTTAAATGAAAATTTAATTTCTAACCTAAATAGCTCTAGCAATGTATCAAATGTTAATATAGATACTGATAATGAAAGTAAGCAAAGAATATATACAGCAGTAGAAGAAGCATCTAAAAAATATGGAATAGATTCTAATTTGATTTTATCTATAATTAAGCAAGAATCAAATTTTAATCCAAAAGCAGTTTCTGGTGCAGGAGCCATGGGGCTTATGCAACTTATGCCAGAGAATTGTGAAGAAGATGGAGTAAATGATCCTTTTAATATAGAACAAAATATAAATGGTGGAACTAAGCAATTAAAAGGATATATTGATAGATATAATGGTAATATTGAAATGGCTCTTATGGCATATAATGCAGGGCCAGGAACAATGCAAAGAAGGGGCGTTACCTCTGTTGAACATTTATATAAAATGCCTAAAGAAACTCAAAATTATATTCCAAAAGTAATGGGATATTATAGAAGTGGATTTTAG
- a CDS encoding pseudouridine synthase encodes MQRLDKIVSNLGYGSRKEVKALAKKGLIEVDGKILKDSSINVDPEKSIIKINGEEIFYRKYIYLMMNKPAGVISATHDSKDETVVDLLEIDHQVFNPFPVGRLDKDTVGLLLLTNDGDFNHRMISPKWHVDKIYYAKIDKEVNEKDQEAFKKGVVLDDGYKCLEADLEIISSSLEGSEVRVTIQEGKYHQVKRMFEACGKKVIYLKREEFGGLILDDELEEGEYRELSEEELAILNEN; translated from the coding sequence ATGCAGAGATTAGATAAAATAGTTTCTAATTTAGGATATGGAAGTAGAAAAGAAGTTAAAGCATTAGCTAAAAAAGGTTTAATAGAAGTAGATGGAAAAATACTTAAAGATAGTAGTATAAATGTAGATCCAGAAAAATCTATAATTAAAATAAACGGAGAAGAAATATTTTATCGTAAGTACATATATTTAATGATGAACAAACCAGCAGGAGTAATATCAGCGACTCATGATTCAAAAGATGAAACTGTTGTTGATTTGTTAGAAATAGATCATCAAGTTTTTAATCCATTTCCAGTAGGTAGATTAGATAAGGATACTGTTGGTTTATTACTATTAACTAATGATGGCGATTTTAATCATAGAATGATATCTCCTAAATGGCATGTAGATAAAATTTATTATGCTAAAATAGATAAAGAAGTAAATGAAAAAGATCAAGAAGCATTTAAAAAAGGTGTAGTATTAGATGATGGATATAAATGTTTAGAGGCTGATTTAGAAATTATATCTTCTTCACTTGAAGGTTCAGAAGTTAGAGTTACCATACAAGAAGGAAAATATCATCAAGTTAAGAGAATGTTCGAAGCATGTGGTAAAAAAGTGATTTATTTAAAGAGAGAGGAATTTGGAGGTTTAATTCTTGATGATGAATTAGAAGAAGGCGAATATAGAGAGTTGTCAGAAGAAGAATTAGCTATTTTAAATGAAAATTAA
- a CDS encoding UvrD-helicase domain-containing protein: MELKSLLNKEQYEGATNIDGQLLILAGAGSGKTRVLTYRMAHMIEDIGIQPYNILAITFTNKAAKEMKDRVISLIGNKAENMWISTFHSTCVRILRREIDKIGYNSNFTIYDTSDQKVLVKECMKLLNINEKDISDQEILSKIGKAKDSMQSAQSFMRQNESNFREKKIAEAYEMYQKRLKENNALDFDDLIFKTVELFKSNPEVLDFYQNKFKYIMVDEYQDTNGAQYELIRLLASKYKNICVVGDDDQCLVEGTLISTEGKKVPIEKLTSNDKVKVSCGNGEMGILPISNISKKKYCGEIIKITTKSNKVIKSTPNHISFGKVLLEEDKYYVYLMYKKDFGYRIGQTSSIRSRDEREASGLAVRLNGEQADKIWIIKVCSSKGDATYYEQYYSVKYGIPTIVFNSRGRNLAISQEHIENMFKEIDTVSAAERLMEEEYLYKEYPHHLSNAVIRGDSIRKRINITFFGGKKSVQRGLYSHRIGLNSSGDETKNKFIEAGFNVRNGERNTYRVETERALYDDAEEFAKNLEQVEENFDILKKARLTESKSFLFMPIGSFREGMAISIENNGMITEDIVVSIERENYDGFVYDLNVDNARNYIANNIVVHNCIYQWRGADIQNILDFEKDYPDAKVIKLEQNYRSKSNILDAANVVIVNNANRKSKVLRTQQEPGNKIKVYRAFSDSDEGDFVSKQIVDIKSKENKEYKDFAILYRTNAQSRIFEESLRRRGIPYKIIGGTRFYDRKEIKDILAYLKSIINPRDDVSLKRIINVPKRSIGDATVSKVQEFANNFELDIWDALMEVRTIPTLTPRNANNIENFTNLMDEFMNLSETAPVSVLIETILKDTGYLKQLESSKEIEDKSRIENLKELVSDAVDFEKNNEDKSLAAYLEKVSLVQDTDKIEEEEDTIVLMTVHSAKGLEFPVVFMVGMENGIFPGNMSFEKESEMEESRRLCYVGITRAKETLFMTSAEVRRVFGRTVAYPQSDFINEIKPELKEYVSGNRIGSGNSSSIKGQRNNRYNNPHSLRSTIKRDVSQSNNFVSNNDSDYLSVDEVTLGRKIQHEKFGVGTIVSVQDTGNDKKLTIAFDKQGVKNLMLSFAKLKGI; this comes from the coding sequence ATGGAGTTAAAATCATTGCTTAATAAAGAACAATATGAAGGTGCCACTAATATAGATGGACAATTGTTAATATTAGCTGGAGCAGGATCAGGAAAAACAAGAGTATTAACTTATAGAATGGCACATATGATAGAAGATATTGGAATACAACCATACAATATATTAGCTATTACATTTACCAATAAAGCAGCTAAAGAAATGAAGGATAGAGTTATATCATTAATTGGTAATAAAGCAGAAAATATGTGGATATCTACATTTCATTCAACTTGTGTAAGAATTCTAAGAAGAGAAATAGATAAGATTGGTTATAATAGTAACTTTACAATATATGATACATCTGATCAAAAAGTATTAGTAAAAGAGTGTATGAAACTTTTAAATATTAATGAAAAAGATATATCTGACCAAGAGATATTAAGTAAAATTGGAAAAGCAAAAGATAGTATGCAAAGTGCTCAAAGTTTTATGAGGCAAAATGAATCTAATTTTAGAGAAAAGAAAATTGCAGAAGCATACGAAATGTATCAAAAGAGATTAAAAGAGAATAATGCATTAGATTTTGATGATTTAATATTTAAGACTGTTGAGCTTTTTAAATCTAATCCAGAAGTATTGGATTTTTATCAAAATAAATTTAAATATATTATGGTAGATGAGTATCAAGATACAAATGGAGCTCAGTATGAATTAATTAGATTATTGGCATCTAAATATAAGAATATATGTGTTGTAGGGGATGATGATCAATGTCTAGTTGAAGGTACCTTAATATCTACTGAAGGTAAAAAAGTTCCTATAGAAAAATTAACTTCTAATGATAAAGTTAAAGTATCATGTGGTAATGGAGAAATGGGAATATTACCTATAAGTAATATAAGTAAAAAGAAGTATTGTGGAGAAATAATAAAAATTACTACAAAAAGTAATAAAGTAATAAAATCTACACCTAATCATATTTCATTTGGAAAAGTATTATTGGAAGAAGATAAATATTATGTTTATTTAATGTATAAAAAGGATTTTGGTTATAGAATTGGTCAAACGTCATCTATAAGATCTAGGGATGAAAGAGAAGCTAGTGGTTTAGCAGTTAGATTAAATGGAGAACAGGCAGATAAGATATGGATTATAAAAGTTTGTAGTTCAAAAGGTGATGCAACTTATTATGAACAATATTATTCTGTAAAATATGGAATACCAACTATTGTGTTTAATTCAAGAGGAAGAAATTTAGCAATATCTCAAGAACATATAGAGAATATGTTTAAAGAAATTGATACAGTAAGTGCTGCTGAAAGATTAATGGAGGAAGAATATTTATATAAAGAATATCCTCATCATTTAAGCAATGCGGTAATAAGAGGAGATTCAATACGAAAGAGAATTAATATTACTTTTTTTGGAGGAAAAAAGTCAGTACAAAGAGGTTTATATTCTCATAGAATAGGACTTAATTCATCTGGTGATGAAACAAAAAATAAATTTATAGAAGCTGGATTTAATGTTAGAAATGGTGAAAGAAATACATATAGAGTAGAAACTGAAAGAGCTTTATATGATGATGCAGAAGAATTTGCTAAGAATTTAGAGCAAGTTGAAGAAAATTTTGATATATTAAAAAAAGCAAGATTAACAGAAAGTAAAAGCTTTTTATTTATGCCGATTGGAAGTTTTAGAGAAGGAATGGCAATTTCAATAGAAAATAATGGAATGATAACGGAAGATATTGTAGTATCTATTGAAAGAGAGAATTATGATGGATTTGTATATGATTTAAATGTAGATAATGCTAGAAATTATATAGCAAATAATATTGTAGTTCATAATTGTATCTATCAATGGAGAGGTGCAGATATTCAAAATATATTAGATTTTGAAAAAGATTATCCTGATGCTAAGGTAATAAAATTAGAACAAAATTATAGATCAAAAAGTAATATATTAGATGCAGCAAATGTTGTAATTGTGAATAATGCAAATAGAAAAAGTAAGGTACTTAGAACTCAGCAAGAACCAGGAAATAAAATAAAGGTTTATAGGGCATTTTCAGATAGTGATGAAGGAGATTTTGTTAGTAAACAAATAGTAGATATTAAATCTAAGGAAAATAAAGAGTACAAAGATTTCGCAATATTATATAGAACAAATGCTCAGTCACGTATATTCGAAGAAAGCTTAAGAAGAAGAGGAATTCCATATAAAATTATAGGTGGAACAAGATTCTATGATAGAAAAGAAATTAAAGATATTTTAGCATATCTTAAATCTATAATTAATCCTAGAGATGATGTTAGCTTAAAGAGAATAATAAATGTACCGAAAAGAAGTATAGGTGATGCTACTGTATCGAAGGTTCAAGAATTTGCTAATAATTTTGAATTAGATATATGGGATGCTTTAATGGAAGTTAGAACTATTCCAACACTAACACCTAGGAATGCTAATAACATAGAAAACTTTACAAATTTAATGGACGAATTCATGAATCTTAGTGAAACAGCCCCTGTATCTGTATTAATAGAAACAATCCTTAAGGATACTGGTTATTTAAAACAACTAGAATCATCAAAGGAAATTGAAGATAAAAGTAGAATTGAAAATTTAAAGGAATTAGTTTCAGATGCAGTTGATTTTGAAAAGAATAATGAAGATAAATCTTTAGCAGCTTATTTGGAAAAAGTATCACTAGTTCAAGATACAGATAAGATTGAGGAAGAAGAGGACACTATTGTATTAATGACAGTTCATAGTGCAAAAGGTCTTGAATTTCCAGTTGTATTTATGGTTGGAATGGAAAATGGAATTTTCCCGGGAAATATGTCGTTTGAAAAAGAATCTGAGATGGAAGAGTCACGAAGATTATGTTATGTAGGTATAACAAGAGCAAAAGAAACATTGTTTATGACATCAGCTGAGGTTAGAAGAGTATTTGGTAGAACAGTTGCATATCCTCAATCAGATTTTATTAATGAAATAAAACCAGAACTTAAGGAATATGTAAGTGGAAATAGAATTGGCTCAGGAAATAGTTCTAGTATTAAGGGACAAAGAAATAATCGATATAATAATCCTCATAGTTTAAGAAGTACAATAAAAAGGGATGTTTCTCAATCTAACAATTTTGTAAGTAATAATGATTCTGATTATTTGAGCGTTGATGAGGTTACTTTAGGTAGAAAAATACAACATGAAAAATTTGGAGTAGGAACAATAGTTAGTGTTCAAGATACTGGAAATGACAAGAAACTAACTATTGCTTTTGATAAGCAAGGAGTTAAAAATCTAATGTTGTCATTTGCTAAATTAAAAGGTATTTAA